The Oceanicaulis sp. nucleotide sequence GCGTCTTCACCCGGTCGGCGTCGAACTTGGCGTAGCCGCGTACGCCCTCTCCGGGCACGTAGTCGGCGACCACGAAAGCCACCGCGCCCTCGCCCTCGACCTGCCGGCCGGTCGAGCCGGGCCCCGAGGCCTGAACGATCAGCTTGCCCTTGAACTTCAGGGAGTCCCCGATCAGCGCGGCGATCAGCGCCGCCTCGCCGATCAGCCGGGCGACGCTTTCGGGATAGTCATGGGAGGACAGGATCAGGTCCGCGGTCCTGCCCAGGCGCACGACGCGGCCGCGTACCGACCGGCCCTCCAGCTGGAAGGTCGTCACGCTGTCGTCGCCGGCGCCGAAATCGTCCGGCGCGGGGGTGAACCCGTCCTCGGCCATGAAGCTCCCTTCGGCGGTCAGGCCGCCTTCTCGCGCTTGAGCCCGCCCAGCGCCTTGTCCAGCGCGTCGACGGCGGTGCGGACATGGTCCTCGCCGATGATCAGCGGCGGGGCCAGGCGCGCGACATTGTCGCCGGCCGCGCCCATCAGAAGCTTATGCTCACGCGCGGCGGCGGCCAGCGTCTTGTTCACATAGCCCTCAGCCAGCTTCAGCCCGACCAGAAGGCCGCGGCCGCGCACTTCCTCGATCTTGTCGGAATGGGCGTCGGCGAGGCCGGCCAGCTGCTGGCGCAGCGTGTTGGAGACATCCACCACGTGCTGCAGGAAGTCGGGTTTCGACAGCTCGTCATAGACGACATTGCCCACCGCCATGGCCAGCGGGTTGCCGCCGAAGGTCGAGCCGTGGGTGCCCACGACCATGTGCGCGCCGGCCGCGTCGGTGGTCAGGCACGCGCCCATCGGGAAGCCACCGCCCACGCCCTTGGCCACGGCCATGATGTCGGGCGCGGCGGTCTCGGCCCATTCATGCGCCCAGAGCTTGCCGGTCCGGCCCGCACCGCACTGCACTTCGTCGTAGATGAGCAGGATGCCGCGCTCGTCGCACAGCTCGCGCAGGCCGCGCAGGCAGACGTCGGGAACGGCGCGCACGCCGCCCTCGCCCTGCACCGGCTCGATGCAGATCGCCGCGGTCTCCTCGGTGATCGCCGCGCGCAGCGCGTCGTGATCGCCGAACGGGACCTGGTCGAAGCCCTCCATGCGCGGGCCGAAGCCTTCGAGATACTTCTCGTTGCCGCCCGCGTTGATCGCTCCGAAAGTCCGGCCGTGGAAGGCGCCGGTCACGGTGATGATGCGATACCGGTCGGGCCGGCCGTTGGCGTAGTGGTAATGGCGCGCGGTCTTCAGCGCGCACTCCATCGCCTCGGCCCCGGAATTGGTGAAGAACACCCGGTCGGCGAAGCTGTCGCGGCAGTATTTCTCGGCCAGCTCGATCTGGCCGGGCACGCGGAACATGTTGGAGGTGTGCCACAGCTTCTCGGCCTGCTCCTTCAGCGCGGCGACCGCCTTGGGGTGGGCGTGGCCCAGCCCGTTCACGGCGATGCCGGAGATGAAGTCGAGATACTTGTCGCCGCCCTTTTCGTGCAGCCAGACGCCCTCCCCGCGCACGAAATCGAGGTTCGGCGGGGCGTAGGTGTCCATAAGCGGTGCGGGCATGGAGAACTCCGTAGGCGAAAGTGAAAACGAACGGCCCTGATCTAGGCCGGACCGGCTCAATCCTTCAAGCGCCAGCCTGAGCGCAGCAGCATCCAGCTGGCGATCAGAAGCGCGATATTGATCACCGCCGCGGTCACCGCCCCGATCCAGAGCACCGAGTCGTGCGCGCCGATGAAGCCGTAGCGGAACCCGTCGATCAGGAAGAAGACCGGGTTGAGATGGCTGATCGTGTAGAAGGGCTCGGGCAGGATCTCCACCGAGTAGAAGGTGCCCGACAGGAAGGCGAGCGGCATGATGACGAAGTTCGTGATCACCGCCAGATGGTCGAATTTTTCCGCCCACAGCCCGGCGATCACCCCGATCATCGAGAACATCGCCGCCGCGCTCAGCCCGAAATAGAGCACCGCCCACAGGTTCGAGATCGACATGTCGACGAACGGCGCGACAGCCAGGCCGGTGGCGAGCGCCACGATCGCGCCCCGGGTCACCGCTCCGCCGATGAAGGCCGCGGCGAGCTCGCCCGGCGAGAGCGGCGGCATCAGGAAGTCGACATGATTGCCCTGGACCTTGGCGACGATCAGCGAGCTCGACGAGTTCGCAAAGGCATTGTTGAGCACGCCCAGCATCACCAGGCCCGGCGCGAGGAAGCTTGCGAAATCGACGCCCATCATCTCCCCGCGCCGCGATCCGATCGCGAGCGAGAAGACCATCATGTACAGAAGGCTGGTCGCGACCGGGGCGAGCACGGTCTGGAAGCTCACCTTCAGGAAGCGCCGCACCTCCTTTTTGTAGAGCGTCCAGAGCCCCAGCCAGTTGACCGCGCCCAGCGCCCGCGGCTGCGGGGCCGTCGGGGCGGTGTCCGAAACGAGATCGTCGGGACGGGACGGGGCGGCTTGGTCGGCCATGAGCGACTCCGGATCATGCGTGTGGGCGGGCTTTAGCACGGGGCGCGGCGATTTCGCACCCCGGCCGGCGGCGGCTGAGCGCAGCGGGGGCGCTGCGGCGGCGAATCAACTATCCACAACTCAGCGCTCCAGACATCTTGTGTGTCTCAGCTCGCCATATACTGTATCTCGTGTCGCCCCCAAGATGTTGGGTTCCACGAAGAACCCGACGCTAGGGGTGGGGCCTGAAATCGGGCCCGGACGTGGATGTGGACAGCGTAACAGGCGAGGAGCGCACCGCCATGGCGTGGACCGAGGAACGTGTCGAAACCCTGAAAAAGCTGTGGGCTGACGGCCTCAGCGCGAGCCAGATCGCCAAGCAGCTGGGCGGGGTCACCCGCAATGCGGTGATCGGCAAGGTCCACCGGCTCGGCCTGTCGGGCCGCGCCGCGCCTTCGCGCCCGGCCCGCCGCCCTGCGCCGCGCCCCGCCGCGCCGCGCCAGCCCAAACCCGCCGCCGCGAAAGCCGTCCCGGTCAAGCCGGCCGCGCCGGTCCAGCGCGAGGCGCGCCCCGCCGCGCAGCTGACCGCCCCGAAAGACGCCCAGCGGCTGCCCAGCGGCGAATACGCCACGGTGCTGACCTTGCGCGAAGGCATGTGCAAATGGCCGATCGGCGATCCGGCGGGGGCTGAGTTCCGCTTCTGCGGCCGTCATTCCGGCGCCGGCTCGGCGTATTGCGAAGCGCACGCCGAGCTCGCCTACCAGCCGCAGAACAAGCGCAAGCGCAAGCCGGCCGACGATGCGCGCGCCGTGCTCGACAGCCTGCAATCGGCGCGGCGGGTCAATTTCTAGACCTGCCGTTTCCGGGAAGGGGGGAGAGCCCCGGACGCTGGCGGCGTCCGGGGCTCTTCATTTTCAGCCGCCGGGCTAGCCCGCCGCGTTGAGCGCGTAGCCGGCCGAGCGCACGGTGCGGATCGGATCGCCGTCGCCGGCCTTGTTCAGCGCCTTGCGCAGCCGGCCGATATGCACGTCCACGGTGCGCGCCTCGACATAGACGTCCGAGCCCCAGACCGCGTCGAGCAGCTGCTCGCGCGAGAACACCCGGCCGGGATGCTGCATGAGATAGTCGAGCAGGCGGAACTCGGTGGGGCCGAGATGCACCTCGGTCTCGAGCCGCGTCACGCGATGGGCCACGCGGTCGATGACGATGTCGCCGACGCTGACCCGGTCTTCGGCCAGGCCCGGCCGGATCCGGCGCAGCACAGCGCGGATGCGCGCGAACAGCTCTTTCATCAGGAACGGCTTGACGATGTAGTCGTCCGCCCCGGTGTCGAGCCCGCGGATGCGGTCGGCTTCCTCGCCGCGCGCGGTCAGCATGACGATCGGCAGATTGCGCGTCTCCTGGCGCGAGCGCAGGCGGCGGCAGACCTCGATGCCGGAGATCTTCGGCAGCATCCAGTCCAGCACGACGACGTCGGGCTGACGCTCCTCGACCAGCATCATCGCCTCCTCGCCGTCTGCGGCGACGGAGACGCGGAAGCCTTCCTTCTTGAGATTGTACTGGAGGAGCTCTGCGAGAGCGTCCTCATCCTCGACGACCAAGACGTGCGGCTGCATGGGCCCTGTCCCCCTCCCTACGACGTCTCCGGACGCGGACCGCGCGGACGTTCCGACGCGATCTCCCGTCCGGTCACCAGATAGTGGATGACCTCGGCGATGTTGGTGGCGTGATCGCCGATACGCTCGAAGTTCTTGGCTATGAATAGCAGGTGCGCGCCCGGCCCGATCAGAGCCGGATCCTCGGCCATCGAGGCCACGAGATCGCGGAACAGCGCGTTGTAGTGCTCGTCCACGTCGTCGTCGCGCTCCCACACGCCCACCGCCCTGGCGGTCTCGCCGGTCGAATAGGCGTCGAGCACC carries:
- a CDS encoding aspartate aminotransferase family protein — protein: MPAPLMDTYAPPNLDFVRGEGVWLHEKGGDKYLDFISGIAVNGLGHAHPKAVAALKEQAEKLWHTSNMFRVPGQIELAEKYCRDSFADRVFFTNSGAEAMECALKTARHYHYANGRPDRYRIITVTGAFHGRTFGAINAGGNEKYLEGFGPRMEGFDQVPFGDHDALRAAITEETAAICIEPVQGEGGVRAVPDVCLRGLRELCDERGILLIYDEVQCGAGRTGKLWAHEWAETAAPDIMAVAKGVGGGFPMGACLTTDAAGAHMVVGTHGSTFGGNPLAMAVGNVVYDELSKPDFLQHVVDVSNTLRQQLAGLADAHSDKIEEVRGRGLLVGLKLAEGYVNKTLAAAAREHKLLMGAAGDNVARLAPPLIIGEDHVRTAVDALDKALGGLKREKAA
- a CDS encoding ABC transporter permease; protein product: MADQAAPSRPDDLVSDTAPTAPQPRALGAVNWLGLWTLYKKEVRRFLKVSFQTVLAPVATSLLYMMVFSLAIGSRRGEMMGVDFASFLAPGLVMLGVLNNAFANSSSSLIVAKVQGNHVDFLMPPLSPGELAAAFIGGAVTRGAIVALATGLAVAPFVDMSISNLWAVLYFGLSAAAMFSMIGVIAGLWAEKFDHLAVITNFVIMPLAFLSGTFYSVEILPEPFYTISHLNPVFFLIDGFRYGFIGAHDSVLWIGAVTAAVINIALLIASWMLLRSGWRLKD
- a CDS encoding GcrA family cell cycle regulator; this translates as MAWTEERVETLKKLWADGLSASQIAKQLGGVTRNAVIGKVHRLGLSGRAAPSRPARRPAPRPAAPRQPKPAAAKAVPVKPAAPVQREARPAAQLTAPKDAQRLPSGEYATVLTLREGMCKWPIGDPAGAEFRFCGRHSGAGSAYCEAHAELAYQPQNKRKRKPADDARAVLDSLQSARRVNF
- the phoB gene encoding phosphate regulon transcriptional regulator PhoB, which gives rise to MQPHVLVVEDEDALAELLQYNLKKEGFRVSVAADGEEAMMLVEERQPDVVVLDWMLPKISGIEVCRRLRSRQETRNLPIVMLTARGEEADRIRGLDTGADDYIVKPFLMKELFARIRAVLRRIRPGLAEDRVSVGDIVIDRVAHRVTRLETEVHLGPTEFRLLDYLMQHPGRVFSREQLLDAVWGSDVYVEARTVDVHIGRLRKALNKAGDGDPIRTVRSAGYALNAAG